The Candidatus Bathyarchaeota archaeon sequence ACCTCTGGGAGTATCTGATGAAATACCTAAGTATAAGAATGGAAAGAGTGTAGCCGATATTGTAAGCTGGGAAAAATAAGGTTCCAAATCCCCATAGCACCCTAATCTTTGCGGGAACTCGTTTCTTATCAAATGCCAAAGTGAAACAAAAAAGGGAAGGAGACGGGTGATATCTCCATTGGTCGTGGGTTCGAATCCCACCGAGCCCGCCATTTGCTAAATCCATGATATTTTTTCGACCCCGATTATAGTAAAGATATCTCAATACACGTTTCTATTAGGAAAGGAGGATTATAGATCCAAGAGCGCTATGAACTCAATATTTAACCTCAAGAGTCTGGGAAAAAAGCTGATAATTATGGCTAGAGTTGGTTAGATGGCGGTCGCGAAAGGTATTTCCTCAGAGGTACTCTTAGAGTCTGGATCTAGGATTATCAGGGTCAAAGTGGAGATGACTCCCTCTATTTGTTCAATCTGCTTCTGCACCAGTTCCTCGATGGCGGACATTGTCTCTGTAGAAACTAATAGGAATACCTCGTAGATGCCATCGATCACGTGGGCTTCGGTGACCTCACTTAGGGCAACTAAGTCTGCGTAGACCTTCTCAACCTCCCTATTCTCGACCTTGATGACCACAAAAGCTGATGCCATTTAACGTACGCCAGAATAATCGGAATGGTTCCTGCTTATAATTCATATGGATGTCGACGCGAATGGGTTCAGGTACACGATAGGTTAAAATTACGGGGAAAGGGTAGATCAATCCGCGCCGGGTTGGCTGAGCGGTTTAGGCGTCCGCCTGCAGAGCGGATCTACGGGGGTTCGAATCCCTCGCCCGGCTCCAATACATTTAAGAGAATTTTCAATTTTGCGTCTCTTTTAGGACAACTTAAGGTATACAGTACACTCGATCACGACTCTCTATATCCTAAGGTGAAACATACATCGAGAATGAAGGTTGGAATATATAGGTACGCCAGTGTTTTGGGCAAAGGTGCGAGGCTCGCCTTGGCACCTATATAAATCTAGTACGTGGCACGATGAGGAACGTTACAAGATAGATAAGTATGTAACAGATTAAATCAACACAAATTTGATTTACTAAATCAGTCAGCAGTTACGAGTGCCGAAAATGTACTTGGTTTTATTTCACCGTTCCCAAGTTTTTCAAGAATAGAAATGGCTGAGCGAATATCGGAGAAGATTCAGACTGCTGATTGGAAAGGCGAGAAACACGTCCCCGTTATAGATGGCCCCGACGAAGTCGGCGCAGGTGAAAAATTGGATATCACCGTGACCGTAGGCAAAGAGGTCGCACATCCGAACACAACGGAGCACCACATCCGCTGGATCAGGGTTTATTTTGTGCCTGAAGGGGAGAAATCGGCGTACGATGTAGGTAACTTTGAGTTCAACGCCCACGGAGAGAGTGCTGAAGGCCCTAATAAGGGACCAGTCTACACGAACCACGGAGTAAGTTTCTCCTTCAAAACCCAGAAAGGTGGCTCACTAAACGCTATCTCATACTGCAATATCCACGGACTCTGGGAATCCACAAAAAGCATAAAAGTCAATTAACCACACTTTTTTTTGTCCAAGTTTTTTCTTCCGCAAAGTTTATTAGCATTCTGCATTTCACTAAACTATCTAAATACACGGTGTAGTAGATGGGTGAATATCTTTGTCTTAGATCAACGATACCATTCCCTTCTAATAGCCATTCATTTGCCTGTTGAACGTTCTCGCAACAATTTAAAATCTCCACACATCAAAATCTATCCTCAAACACGAAATAAGTCAGCGTAACTGGTGGGTCTATTTATCATACAACTTGAATCACTAGTCGTCCCGGGCACAATTGAGACCTACGCGTCCAGAATAAACCATATTAAGGAACGTATAGGGAACACACCAATAGCACACCTCGACACCGTAAATGGCAACAGGATATACGCAAAACTAGAGCACCTGAACCCCTTCAGCCTGTCCGTTAAGGACAGGGCCGCAGCTTACATGCTCACCGGCCCGCTGGAGCGGGGTGAGATAAACCCCTTGGAGGAAAAGGTGTGGATAGAGGCTTCTTCGGGGAACTTGGGGATAGCCTACGGAAAGATCGGCTCCTATCTTGGAATAAAGACTTTCATCGTGGTACCCAGCGTCACTGACGAGGAGACGATAGAGATACTCAAGGAGAGCGTCTCCAAATACATGGTGACACCAGGAGGATATTGCCCTGGAGGGGAGAGGGACGGTGCCATTAAGATGGTGGCAGACCTCTGGATGGAGGACCCCAGGAAGTATGAGTTTAGAGACCAGTATAGGAGCCGAGACAACATCAAGGCCCACGTAGAAACCACAGGACCAGAGTTCTGGAACCAGACCAACGGGGAGATCACTCACCTCGTACTCGCACCGGGTACGGGGGGCACCATCATCGGGTCGGCACGGTACTTGAAAAGCCAGAACCCGGAGATCAAGATTATAACCGTTCAACCCCAGAGAGACCACAAGATCCAGGGTGTCAGGAACTTTGAGGAGTCGATGAAATCAATAATCTTCTCCGACAACGAGGACCTCATTGATGACTGGGTCCATGTGGGAGACAAAGAGGCATTCCAGGCTATGGAGGGGCTCTGGAATAATAGATATCCAGTGGGATTTTCCTCTGGACTGAACTACGCCGCAGCGAAAAAGATAGCCAAAAAAGAGGAGAACGCTGTGATCGCAACGCTGTTCCCGGCTAATGGCAGGGGGAACACGAACACTACGACCTCCCTCAAGTAGGTTAGTTCTAACGAGGTCAATGTCAAGATGAAAATGGATCAATGAGAGGGTTTGCCTACCGATGGAAGATATAGTTTAAACGCCGGACACAATCAATTGTGAATATATGACACACCTCTTAGATCCCTTGAAAGTTGGCTGCCTAAGACTCAGGAACAGGATAGTTATGCCCCCAATGGCCACAAATTATGCCAACGGTAATGGAGAGGTCACCGAGAAACTGTTGAACTTCTACGCAGCTAGATCCCAAGATTTGGGACTTATGATCGTGGAGCACTCTTATATTGAACCTGTGGGAAAGGCGAGTTCAAATCAGATCGGGGCCCACTCCGATGATCTCATCCCTGGCTTGGCCAGACTCGTAGATATAGTTCATGATAACGAAACCCCCATTGTTCTGCAGTTGAATCACGGGGGAGGAACGACGAAAAGAGAGGTCACAGACACAATGCCCGTTGCCCCCTCGGCTTTGGTACACCCAATAAGAGGTATGGAAATCCCCCATGAGTTGACCTTAGAAGAGATCGATGATTTAATCGTTAGCTATGCTGATGCGGCTCGAAGAGCCAAGGATGCTGGATTCGATGCAGTTGAGATCCACGGAGCCCACGGCTACCTCCTATGTCAGTTCCTCTCTCCGGCGACGAACAAGAGACGCGATGAGTACGGTGGAGACCTGAGAAGCCGAGCCCGCCTACCATGCAAGATCATCGAGGCAGTGAAGCAGAACCTAGGCAGAGCCTTCCCCGTGATCTACAGGATCGGTGTAACCGATCTATACCCAGGAGGACTCACATTAAAAGAGGGAGTCGAGGCCACGAGGCTCCTCGCCGAGAAAGGCGTTGACATAATTGATGTATCGGGCGGTCTCTGCGGAAGTACCCCTAAAAGGCTAAGTGGTCCGGGCTTTTTCGTTCCACATGCAAAAGCCGTAAAAAATGTTGTTGATATTCCTGTTATTGGTATAGGAGGGATAAAGACAGCTTCGGAGGCCAATGATATTATAGAATCTGGTAAGGTGGACCTCGTGGCGGTGGGCCGGGCTATGCTCAGAGAGGCAAAATGGGCTACTAAGGCTGTAGAGGAGCTTAGCGGCTCAGTTTTATTTGAATAGCGAGTTCAGAATCCCGATATTATCTTCTTGTAAAGTTCGATTGTCTTCTTTACCTCGACGGGCGCATGTCGGATTTAGCGAAAAAACAGTCGAGCCATAAACCACTTCAGCAGGGCAAAAATAGGGGAGTATTTAGTGACTAATTCGAGATCTGCGGTATCAACCACGTCTGGTTTGGATAAGGGGATAGGGTCCGCAGCTACTTTCGAGAGGGCTTTATGGAAAACCTGAGCCATAATAGGCGTCGAGAACTTCACTCCCCAAATACTATACCCGTTTTCTTGAGCTCTTGAAAACGCTCTTCAGAGTATCCTAAGAGACCCTTAACCACTTCTGCGTTATGCTGTCCGAAAACAGGGGCAGGACGTCTCTCATCTATGGGAGTTTCAGAGAACTTCACCGGGAAGTTGACGGATCTAATCTTACCTGCCTTAGGGTGATTCACCTCAATGATCATCTCCCGGGCCTCAACATGCGGATCTTCCTCGATCTCAGGGATGTCGTAGACGGGGGCAACGGGGATCCCGAATCTGGCCATATATTCAACCAACTCGTCTCTAGTTTTCCCGGCGATGATCTTGTCTAAGATCTCCTGAGTCACCTCATCGATCCCCAGCTCCACTTTCAACCGTTCTATAGCTTTTGGCCTGTGGCCGGCGATCTGTACCCAGCCCCCATCCTTAGCTTGCTTTAGGCCTCCAATCATGTGGGCTCTAGGATAATGTTTCCTGATCTCATGGGGCCTGAGCCCAGTAAGCATGTAGCTGGTGATCCCCGTGTTGTAGGCTAGCATGCAGTCTAGCTGAGCCACGTCAATCATCTGGCCCATACCTGTCCGGTCTCTGTGCCTTATTGCGGCAATGATGGACATGGCCGCCATGGTACCTGGCCCAAGATCTCCGTAGGCTTGTGCTATTTGAATAGGAGGGCCCTTGGGGTCGACCCCGTCCCCCGTGAGCCGGGTGTGGCCACTCATAGCCTCAGCAATGGAGGCATAAGCGGGGCGGCTGGTATAAGGGCCGTACTGGCCGAAGCCTGATAGTGCAGCATAGATTAACTTAGGGTTGATCTCTGTGAGAACGTCGTACCCAAGGCCAAGGCGTTCCATGGTTCCGGGGGCAAAGTTCTGGACCACGACATCAGAGATTTTTATTAGGTCCTTGAAAACGTCTACCCCCTGAGGGTCCTTGAGGTTCAGAGAGATACCCATCTTGTTCATATTCAGATGATGGAAAATGGTGCTGGCACCCCCAAAGAGGGGTCCCCGGGCCACACGCCCTATAGAACCCCAGGGGGGCTCAATCTTGATCACCTCAGCTCCAAGATCAGCAAGCATCATAGTGCACCAAGGGCCAAACCAGACGTGACTCAAGTCTGCAACACGTATGTCATCGAGAATTTTAGACATTGATAATGTTGGGTTTGTTTCTATAGTTAAATGCGATCACAAGGACTCCGAAAAAAAGGTAAAAAAATAGTGGAGGGGTGACGCGCGCGCGACATTTAAATTATCCTCGTAGCGCGCAACCCTATCCCCCTTGCTTGTGAATTTAATTCCCTGATTGCGCGCAGGTTCATATTTCAAGCTATTCAATCTTGAATATTTCAACTTATTAGAACTGTGAAAATTTTTTCGAGACTGAAGACCATTCTCGCATTTAGTTGGCTATATAAAAGTTCTAGTTGCATACGCGTGGGTGTTCAAGAAATGTACCTACGCCTACACTCCAGTCCATCGTATATGCGGACAAGCCTAGAGTCCTATCCACAGGATGAGATTTTGTGCATTTGTGTCTTCCAATACAACTATTCCAGAGAAGAGATTGGGCAGGGGACCATCTAAAGGGACTTTGCAGTAGAATGAGATTAGGTACCTTCCTTGGGGAAGTAGATGGTGTAGGCTGAACTAAGTATAATTTTGCGCGCACTCTTAGAGTTAATTCCAAAGTCAACAGCTAGTATTATAGGAACTGCTGGCGATAACCGTTAGACTCCCTCGCGGAATCTTGGAACGTTCTTATAGTCCTATGCTAAAGGGGACAGCCCTGGAGACTATAAATGGGGAGCATGATCAATAATTCTCGACGGGAGCCATACCCGCGCCGTAACCCAAGAGGACATCATCCCTAAAGGCCTCTTTGATCATCTTCCGAGAGTACCAGAGTTGATGGATGCCCTGGGCCAGCATTGCAACGACTCCTAATTCCCCCAAGAACCCCGTCCACCCGTTCCAGAGAAAGTGGAGGGTAATTGCGACGAGGAGCCCCGGAAGGAGATCCCAACTCACTACCCTGCCCCGCCTCACCTTCGCGATTGCAAGCCATAGCCCTGTGGTGCCTACCCAGACCCCGTGGCCCCAGCAGAGTAGGGATCTCATCACGAGGACTGAGGCATCAAAGTTAAGGAAGTATTGAAAGTTCTCCATCGCGAAGAATCCGAGACCCGACGCAAAGCCATAGATGACGCCGTCCAGCGGGCTGTTGAACTCCTTGCTCCAGACCTTGTGCCGGACCAACAAGTACAGACCTAGTGCCTTGAGGGGCTCCTCCACGAAGGGTGCAACAAGTGCCCCGTTGCCAAACAGGGATTGGAATGCAGGACCAAATGCAATGTTCAGAGGAGCGGCAAGGAGTCCGCTGAAGACCCCCCAAGCGAAGAGGGCGATAATGAACCTGAGAGGCTCCCTCTCATACTTGTCGCTCCTGTAGACCCAGAACAGGAAGAGAAACGCGACGGCATAGGTAGAGAAAAAGTACATCAGATTGCTGTCTATAATGGAGACAGCCTGCTCACCAAACTCAAGTAAGTAGAACCCAGCGAACAGCACTACAGCGATTACGATCAATTTCCAGGACTGGGAGACCAGTGGCTGGGGAAGCTTCTCGTAGACCACGTCTGAGACGTCTATAAGACGGGGCCGCTGGGCGAAAAGACCCGCGAAGGCCCCTATGATGTTGCCCATGACATCGCCCTTCTGAGGAGACGGGAACGGGGGAGGAATGTAGTTCGAAGGGAGAGATGGGGGCGGAGGTGTGTAACTAGAAAGAGACGGCGGCAGTGGAACGCTCTTAGGCGTCAGATTCATCCCGCAGGCTCCGCAGAACCTGTTGTTGGTATCCACGGGGGTTCCACAATTTGGGCAGAACTGCACTATATTCACCTAGAAAAAAAGTTTTCGTTGATGTAAAATCGTTTATAGTATATAGGGTATTTAAAAAGAACTAAATACCGTCCCAACTTCAATTATAACGACCTAGATACAGGTAAGACCTTGATCAATATGAATGAGACTCCAGCGCATGCTGAGACTTTTTTCTAGTCCAACGATCTTTATCTCTTGTAGCATATTTTTTCATTACCTTCCCAAAACTGTCGTTAAGATCGATCTCATAATAATTAGCTAGACACACAAGACTAAACAAGATATCTGCGAGTTCCAATCCAATATCAGTATTTGTTTCTGAAGATTTCTTCTTTTTAATCTTTTCGAGACTATTTATTTCGCGAGCTAGTTCTCCTACCTCTTCAACGATACAAGCAAGCATTGAAAGAGGAGGCCAGTATCCCTCCTTAAACTGATTGATCCATGCATCGACGGTTTCTTGGATTTGATTAAGTTGGAGTTGTTTACCCACGATTATCTCACAGATGAATGGAACTACAAGGAATAACCATATTTCATTTACTGTATTGGTTTTAACGTCTATATAGATAATCAGAATAGTAGAAATGAGAATTTGAAGAACTCGTTTTCATTATCTAATTTTTAAGAGCCCTCATCGCTCGGTTGTTCAAGAAAAAAGATCACATGTTATTGCTAATCCTTGCTTTTTGAGTTAACGCCTCTAGTAGGAAGGTCTGTAAACGTTTCGGAGGATTCAGACGTTCTGGTGACAGTTACGGAATGGAAGGATATTCTGAGCGCTACACCTTGAAGAGAGATGTTTTTCAGTCAAACTTGAAGAATGAGGTAACCGTTCACCATACGTTCCTTTGTGTTTGTTTATATTCATAAAGAAAACGGATGATATAAACTAAAACGGAACGAAGCAAGATGGCTAGGCCAAATCCAAGGAGAACTTCGGTTAATTTCATAAAGTGTCATTCCACGATTCAATAGATCTCATAAAATGATAATCCTTAAGACTAAATTGAAAAACCAATCGTTCCCATACGGCCTCCAAAATAATCAATTAAACGTTAAATCCATATTATTAAATACATTAAAAAAATGAAGATTATTCTATTCATCAAAACAATCGGAATTATCTGTGCCTTGTGTGCGCGCCTCGGGACTTAATCTACTGCCTTCCAGAAATCTCTCACATGTAGCTTTTTACCCAGATAGACCAGTCCCAGCATAATAGGAACCTCCCAGAAAAGCCCCATTGTTGTCCCCAGCGCCGCCAGAGACTCGAGCCCATAAAGGCTGATGGCCGTCGCTATTGCAATCTCAAAATGGCTTGAGGAGCCTATGATCACGGATATGATCGCCTCAGGGTATGCCAAACCAATCAACCGGGTCATCACAAGGTTGACGCCGACCACAATAACGAAACCTAGGAGTAATGGGAGAGAGATGAGCACTAACTCTCCGGGGTTTTGGATCAGAACTTTGCCGTTTAACGAGAATAATACGATGAGGGTGGTGAGCAACGCGATCAAAGAGACTCGCGCCACAAGTGGTCTGTAGACCTCGTGGAACCAATCAGCCCCCTTGGTCCCCAAGATGTACCTCTTCGAGATGTACCCCACTATCATCGGTACCCCGATGAACACGAATACGGATACCACTAGCGCCCACCGATCAATCTGAATTTTCCTGATCCCCGTCAGGAAGGATACTATCGGCGCATATAGGAACATAATGGTTAATGTATTCAGGCTCGTATTAGTCACGTTTTGTTCCTGATTACCCTCAGCAAGATCGCCCCAAACCAGCACCATTGCGGTGCACGGACTCGAGCCTAGTAGGATCAAGGAGATGATTAGCTGATCTCGCCCTCCTAGGAAGGCATAAGCCAAGAAAGCGGTAACTAGGGGCGCTAGGATCCAGTTGGAGAAGATCGTGAAAAGGATGGGCTTAGGGTTTATCATCAACTTTCTGAGCTCAGAGAGTTGCAGGTTCAGGAGTGCCGGATACATCATTAGGAAGAGACATATGCCAATGGGAACTGAGATGCCGCCGATCTTCAAAGCGTCAATAGCTAGACTCAAGTCAGGGAACAACTGGGATAAAGCCAACCCCACCACCATGCAAATGCCTATCCAGACTGCAAGGTATCTATCGAACAATCCGAGAGCACTCCCCCTCTCTGAGCCCTCAACCATCATAAATCTCGATGGGTAGGGAAGGAACTTTATTATAGTTTATCGACATGATCGCCGCACTTAAAGGAAAAAACCCGGAAAGGGAAGAATCTGGTGATTGGGGGCGCACGCAGATTAGTCAGCTAATTTACTGAAGTAACAATCAAAGATTAGATTAAATATTTTTGAGTCTTCTCTTGTCTTTGATATACATATGTGTGTCCAAAAATGCCAAGAAGCTGCAGCTAGAAAGTTCAATATTGACATAGCCATTTAGTCGTTGCATAGTGGTGAACTTATATCCATGAGCGTTATGGAAATTATCTCTACCTTGCAAAGCGTAGAGCTTGCGAAAACAACCTGTCTAATCGCCATTTCATTGAACGGATACGCTGTCCCAGGTTCTCTACTACGTTATTTCTAAAGCCAGCAGCGCGAAGTTTTTATAAAGTCCCCCTGAGGGGGGATTCGATAGATATGAAAGCCATTGATGTAATTTTAAATCGTAAAACTATTCGAAAATTTGATGAAACCCCAATTACAGATGAAATGATAGTCAAGATCGTTGAGGCTGGCATAAGAGCACCGTCCGCTTGTTCATTGCAGACGTATTCAATTATATGGATCAAAGAGAAGGAGCGGAGGAAAAAGCTTTGGGAGTCATGTGGGAAGCAGTCTTGGATCTTAGATGCACCATTAACCCTGTGTGTTTGCTCAGATGTTAGGAAGGTTTCCAGAATGATGGGAGCTTTGGACTTTGAATCCTCCCTTGAAGAAGGTATGGGTTATCGCTGGAAGCTTTTTTCACTCATAGATGCTGCGCTGGTAGCCCAAAATATGGTGATTGCTTCAGAGTCCTTTGGGCTGGGCTCAGTATATATCGGTGGCGCAATGGCTAACCGAAAAGTT is a genomic window containing:
- a CDS encoding class II SORL domain-containing protein, whose translation is MAERISEKIQTADWKGEKHVPVIDGPDEVGAGEKLDITVTVGKEVAHPNTTEHHIRWIRVYFVPEGEKSAYDVGNFEFNAHGESAEGPNKGPVYTNHGVSFSFKTQKGGSLNAISYCNIHGLWESTKSIKVN
- a CDS encoding Lrp/AsnC ligand binding domain-containing protein, giving the protein MASAFVVIKVENREVEKVYADLVALSEVTEAHVIDGIYEVFLLVSTETMSAIEELVQKQIEQIEGVISTLTLIILDPDSKSTSEEIPFATAI
- a CDS encoding nitroreductase family protein; the encoded protein is MKAIDVILNRKTIRKFDETPITDEMIVKIVEAGIRAPSACSLQTYSIIWIKEKERRKKLWESCGKQSWILDAPLTLCVCSDVRKVSRMMGALDFESSLEEGMGYRWKLFSLIDAALVAQNMVIASESFGLGSVYIGGAMANRKVIEALNLPRGVLPISLLCIGYPSENPPLRPRHPLENILFIDKYRDLTIKELENSIRCMTEKLVKEQYYVNYEMGDRNYTWIDNVKSKMVPDRKSEERLIKLLKQAGFTFSESIP
- a CDS encoding NADH:flavin oxidoreductase, coding for MTHLLDPLKVGCLRLRNRIVMPPMATNYANGNGEVTEKLLNFYAARSQDLGLMIVEHSYIEPVGKASSNQIGAHSDDLIPGLARLVDIVHDNETPIVLQLNHGGGTTKREVTDTMPVAPSALVHPIRGMEIPHELTLEEIDDLIVSYADAARRAKDAGFDAVEIHGAHGYLLCQFLSPATNKRRDEYGGDLRSRARLPCKIIEAVKQNLGRAFPVIYRIGVTDLYPGGLTLKEGVEATRLLAEKGVDIIDVSGGLCGSTPKRLSGPGFFVPHAKAVKNVVDIPVIGIGGIKTASEANDIIESGKVDLVAVGRAMLREAKWATKAVEELSGSVLFE
- a CDS encoding PrsW family intramembrane metalloprotease, with translation MDTNNRFCGACGMNLTPKSVPLPPSLSSYTPPPPSLPSNYIPPPFPSPQKGDVMGNIIGAFAGLFAQRPRLIDVSDVVYEKLPQPLVSQSWKLIVIAVVLFAGFYLLEFGEQAVSIIDSNLMYFFSTYAVAFLFLFWVYRSDKYEREPLRFIIALFAWGVFSGLLAAPLNIAFGPAFQSLFGNGALVAPFVEEPLKALGLYLLVRHKVWSKEFNSPLDGVIYGFASGLGFFAMENFQYFLNFDASVLVMRSLLCWGHGVWVGTTGLWLAIAKVRRGRVVSWDLLPGLLVAITLHFLWNGWTGFLGELGVVAMLAQGIHQLWYSRKMIKEAFRDDVLLGYGAGMAPVENY
- a CDS encoding nucleotide pyrophosphohydrolase — its product is MGKQLQLNQIQETVDAWINQFKEGYWPPLSMLACIVEEVGELAREINSLEKIKKKKSSETNTDIGLELADILFSLVCLANYYEIDLNDSFGKVMKKYATRDKDRWTRKKSQHALESHSY
- a CDS encoding CoA transferase, with product MSKILDDIRVADLSHVWFGPWCTMMLADLGAEVIKIEPPWGSIGRVARGPLFGGASTIFHHLNMNKMGISLNLKDPQGVDVFKDLIKISDVVVQNFAPGTMERLGLGYDVLTEINPKLIYAALSGFGQYGPYTSRPAYASIAEAMSGHTRLTGDGVDPKGPPIQIAQAYGDLGPGTMAAMSIIAAIRHRDRTGMGQMIDVAQLDCMLAYNTGITSYMLTGLRPHEIRKHYPRAHMIGGLKQAKDGGWVQIAGHRPKAIERLKVELGIDEVTQEILDKIIAGKTRDELVEYMARFGIPVAPVYDIPEIEEDPHVEAREMIIEVNHPKAGKIRSVNFPVKFSETPIDERRPAPVFGQHNAEVVKGLLGYSEERFQELKKTGIVFGE
- a CDS encoding pyridoxal-phosphate dependent enzyme, translating into MGLFIIQLESLVVPGTIETYASRINHIKERIGNTPIAHLDTVNGNRIYAKLEHLNPFSLSVKDRAAAYMLTGPLERGEINPLEEKVWIEASSGNLGIAYGKIGSYLGIKTFIVVPSVTDEETIEILKESVSKYMVTPGGYCPGGERDGAIKMVADLWMEDPRKYEFRDQYRSRDNIKAHVETTGPEFWNQTNGEITHLVLAPGTGGTIIGSARYLKSQNPEIKIITVQPQRDHKIQGVRNFEESMKSIIFSDNEDLIDDWVHVGDKEAFQAMEGLWNNRYPVGFSSGLNYAAAKKIAKKEENAVIATLFPANGRGNTNTTTSLK
- the arsB gene encoding ACR3 family arsenite efflux transporter; the protein is MMVEGSERGSALGLFDRYLAVWIGICMVVGLALSQLFPDLSLAIDALKIGGISVPIGICLFLMMYPALLNLQLSELRKLMINPKPILFTIFSNWILAPLVTAFLAYAFLGGRDQLIISLILLGSSPCTAMVLVWGDLAEGNQEQNVTNTSLNTLTIMFLYAPIVSFLTGIRKIQIDRWALVVSVFVFIGVPMIVGYISKRYILGTKGADWFHEVYRPLVARVSLIALLTTLIVLFSLNGKVLIQNPGELVLISLPLLLGFVIVVGVNLVMTRLIGLAYPEAIISVIIGSSSHFEIAIATAISLYGLESLAALGTTMGLFWEVPIMLGLVYLGKKLHVRDFWKAVD